DNA from Corynebacterium aurimucosum ATCC 700975:
CCCCGGGCACCCAAGAGCAAAAGGACATGGAGGCTGCTAACGCGGCGAAGTACGTCATTTTGGACGACGGCTCCACGCGCGACTTCTCCCGTGATGGCGCCTCGACGAAGCTGCCCTACATCATGCAGAACGGCTCGGAGGTCAAGACCATCCGCACCACCAACCAGGTGGAGTTCGCGGACTCCGGCGTCATCCTGGGCTACGGTCACGAGCAGTGGCGCTTCCAACCCACCGCGATGATTACCGGTGACTCTGCCGCCGCGGACCTGCCGATTACGTGGGACCCGGCCCGTCCGGAGGCCCCGCAGGTGGACGGCGATTACACCGTCGCGGCGTTTAACGTGCTGAACTTCTTCATCAACCTGGGCGAAGACAACGGCGCGAAATCCTACAAGGACCGCTTTGGCAACGGCGTGGGCTCCGATAGCGGGACCTTCCGCGGTGCGTGGTCCGAGTCCGCGTTCAATGACCAGAAGGGCAAGATCCTCACCGCGCTGGAGGGCCTTGATGCCGATGTCATTGGCCTGTCTGAGATCGAGAACGCCGCGAATACCGTGGGTGGCTCCTACGATGACGCCGTGAAGTACCTCGTGGGTGAGCTCAACTCCCGCGCGGGTTCTGAGAAGTGGGATTACGTCAAGGCCCCGGCGAACGCGTCAGCCGATACGGACGTCATCCGCACCGCGATCATCTACAAGAAGGACCGCGTTAAGCCGGTGGGTGAGGCTACTCTGCTTGAGGACGCCCGCTTCAAGGGCACCGCCCGCACCCCGCTCGCCGCTGAATTCCAGCCCGTTTCCGATAGGTGCGCTGCTGAAGGCCCTGATTCCTTCGTGGTGGTGACCAACCATTTCAAGTCCAAGGGCTCTGTGGCGAACGGTGATGCGGATACCGGCGACGGCCAAGGCAACAACCCGAACGTGCGCAATGCTCACGCCCAGGCCGTCCTCGACGGGCTGGCCAAGCAGCCGCAGTGGCAGGAGAAGGCCACCTTCGTCATGGGCGACCTGAACGCCTACTCCAAGGAAGATGCCATCTCTGTCTTCCGCAACGCCGGCTACACCATCCCGGTGGAAGAGCTCAATGCGCAAGAGGACTGGCAGGACGTGGCCTCCTACCAGTTCTCCGGTCGCCTCGGCTCTCTCGACCACATCCTGGCTAACGAGCATGTCGACGCCCAGGCAGCCCAAACATGGAACATCAACTCCAACGAGCCAATCGCTATGGAATACTCCCGCCGCAACTACACCGGCGGCGACGTCTTTGAGGCTGATAACCCCTACCGCTCCTCCGACCACGACCCGGTCAAGGTGGGCTTTAACCTTGCGACGGTGAAACGTTCTGCGGACGAGCTCAAGGATTGCGAGAACCCCGAAGAGCCGGACCCCTCGGAGGAGCCGGCTCCGTCGGAGGACCCGGAGCCGTCTGACGATGACGACAAGGATGTCAACAAGCCCACTCACAGTTCCGGTTCTTCTGCCAGCGAGCGCTGCCTCCCTACTGTCCTCGGTCTCGCCATCCCCGCAGCCCTTGCCATTCCGCTGGCTTTCTTGGGGGTTGCCAACACGCAGTTCAACATCCCAGGCTTCGAGCCTGTCCGGAAACAGATTGAGTCGATGACCCGCGACATCCCGCGCGAAGCTCAGTCCGCTGCCGGTGGCCTCGGCCTGCTAGCTGTGCTTGGCATCATCGGCGCGGCCTGCGCCCCGACCGAGTCTAAGTAAAGCGCTCTGCTGAGCGCATTTGTTCAGTCGCGTTAAGCCCCTCGTGAGAGGGGCTTTTCTCAGGCCAGTTCCTCCTCTACCTGCATTCCCTCTAACCAGGAATTTTGTCTCTCCGGTTGCGGGGTGCATAGACCTGTTTTAGTCTCTGTGCCCATGGGGGATATCGAAACCTACATCCACCTACGCAACTCGGGGATAGCGCTGGTGGAACATATACCTGGCACACCCGATGAGCTCCGCGCGCTCGGAGCGGATACCACCGATGCTGCCGAGCTTTCACACCTACATCAGGTGTATTTCGGGCCGACCCGCTATACAGGTAAACAACGCAAAGCCCGCCACGCAGCCCTTCAACAACGCCACAGCCTGGGCACCCTCACACTCATCGAAACCTACACATCCAAGGTGAAAAAGACCCTGGATGCCTGGAACCTCCGAGCAAAACTCGCCGCCACCCCCGCACACCGCATCCGCCAGGTCGCCACCGCACGACTTAAAGAACTCACACGCAAAAGAACCGCCAAGCCCGGTGTGCGTATCACCTACCGCACGCAAGGCCCCAACACGCTTTCCATAACCGATGATGCCACCACGATTGCCAACATGCGCGGCGTCTTAGAATCCACCAACAACACCGACCTCCTAAAGGCCGCCAACGACATCTTCTTCAACAAAGCCTCCGGTACGAAGCCTGCGGTGCGCACCCAAGTCATCGTCACCCTCAACGAGCTAGACCAGATTATTAACGGCGACGGGGATGACATCGAACTCAACCTCACCAACGGCGCGCGCATGACAGGCGCAGAATTCTTAACCCACAAGTTCGCCGAAATAGGCTACGCCACCCTCGTCCACCCCCTCGACGGGCCCATCAACACCTGGCGACTATCACGTGGAGCAAACCTCAACCAACGCCTTAGCCTGCACGCCGAATCCCACACCTGCTCACGTCCTGGGTGTAATAAACCAGC
Protein-coding regions in this window:
- a CDS encoding HNH endonuclease signature motif containing protein, whose product is MGDIETYIHLRNSGIALVEHIPGTPDELRALGADTTDAAELSHLHQVYFGPTRYTGKQRKARHAALQQRHSLGTLTLIETYTSKVKKTLDAWNLRAKLAATPAHRIRQVATARLKELTRKRTAKPGVRITYRTQGPNTLSITDDATTIANMRGVLESTNNTDLLKAANDIFFNKASGTKPAVRTQVIVTLNELDQIINGDGDDIELNLTNGARMTGAEFLTHKFAEIGYATLVHPLDGPINTWRLSRGANLNQRLSLHAESHTCSRPGCNKPADYCQVHHLIPWQAGGYTNINNLTFLCAYHNGINDDDPLRPTGRGYMYRLNTGVSFIPPWGTPITAMPEYQEALARLNAERETATKTQATAQGSATTPGTAPQPPDPPPDSS
- a CDS encoding ExeM/NucH family extracellular endonuclease; its protein translation is MHLTHIGSLAIAALVSTCIVAPQASAAADGSNAVISEVYGGGGNKGAAFTNDFIELYNPTSADLNLTGWSVEYLSASGNSGGKHELSGSLPAGGYFLIQEGGGDTGEPLPSPDAEGNLNLSGSKGSVKLYDASGAEVDLVGYGEASLSEGSPTKALNNSTSAQRDAEGTDTDDNSADFSAAAPTPKSGGSAAPQPDPTPTEPGATVTIPEIQGTGAESPLKGQNVTTQGVVTAVWQGEKSLNGFTIQTPGTGKTAPTEASEAVFVYTGGTGFYPEIGDSVEVTGTVDEYFGQTQIALSAGSTLDDALSPVTPLALEALPEGDEEREKLESMLLKPGVHTVTDNYGLNRYGELGLAPGTEALRQPTDIVSPGTQEQKDMEAANAAKYVILDDGSTRDFSRDGASTKLPYIMQNGSEVKTIRTTNQVEFADSGVILGYGHEQWRFQPTAMITGDSAAADLPITWDPARPEAPQVDGDYTVAAFNVLNFFINLGEDNGAKSYKDRFGNGVGSDSGTFRGAWSESAFNDQKGKILTALEGLDADVIGLSEIENAANTVGGSYDDAVKYLVGELNSRAGSEKWDYVKAPANASADTDVIRTAIIYKKDRVKPVGEATLLEDARFKGTARTPLAAEFQPVSDRCAAEGPDSFVVVTNHFKSKGSVANGDADTGDGQGNNPNVRNAHAQAVLDGLAKQPQWQEKATFVMGDLNAYSKEDAISVFRNAGYTIPVEELNAQEDWQDVASYQFSGRLGSLDHILANEHVDAQAAQTWNINSNEPIAMEYSRRNYTGGDVFEADNPYRSSDHDPVKVGFNLATVKRSADELKDCENPEEPDPSEEPAPSEDPEPSDDDDKDVNKPTHSSGSSASERCLPTVLGLAIPAALAIPLAFLGVANTQFNIPGFEPVRKQIESMTRDIPREAQSAAGGLGLLAVLGIIGAACAPTESK